Within the Enterobacter roggenkampii genome, the region CCAAACACCAGCCCGTAGCCGCGGGTAAAGTGCGGGTCTTCATTTTCGGGCGCGACAAAACCGTTCACCATTTCACACTCGGTCATCAGCAGTTCGCCGACGTTTACGGCAAAACCCAGCTCTTCCGGCACGATTTCGACGTCGATATAGCCGCTGCGAATTTCGGCGGCAAACGGGTGGTTGCGCCCGTAGCCACGCTGGGTGGAGTAGGCCAGCGCCAGCAGATAGCCTTCGTCGCCGCGCATCAGCTGCTGCAGGCGGGACGAGCGCGAGCACGGGTAAACCGGCGGCGTGCGGGTGATGTCATCCGGCTGCGCGCCGGAGTCCTCTTCCGCCTTCGCCAGACCCTGTTTCGCCAGCAGGCTGAAGACGTGCGGAGACGGTTCCTGTTCGGCGTCAGAGGTACTGAGTCGTGGCGCCTCGCCGTTCGCCAGCAGGGTAAAATCCAGCAGGCGATGGGTGTAGTCATAGGTAGGGCCGAGCCGCTGGCCGCCGGGAATGTCTTTATAAACGGCAGAAATGCGACGCTCCAGGCGCATCTGTGCCGTGTTGATGGGTTCGCTGACCGCCAGCTTCGCCAGCGTGGTGCGGTAGGCGCGCAGCAGGAAGATGGCTTCCACGTTATCGCCGCTGGCCTGCTTGAGGGCCAGCGCCGCCAGCTCGCGGTCGGCGATACCGCCCTCGGTCATCACCCGATCGACGGCGAGATTAAGCTGCTGTTCAATCTGGGCGACGCTCAGCTCGGGGAGCTGTTCATCGCCCCGTCGTCTGTGCGCCTGCAGCGCATGGGCGGCGGCGATGGCCTTCTCGCCCCCTTTGACGGCAACGTACATCAGCACACCTCCACGTGGGTGGTCCGCGGGATGGCCAGCAGGCGCTCGCCGCAGGTCAGGATCAGGTCAATGCCCAGCGGGAACGGGTGCGGGCGCTCGGTCAGCTCGTGAATGATGCACTCCGGCAGCTGCGGCGCGACCATGCGCTCGTCGGCGATGCCTGCGCCCGTCAGGCGCAGCATGCGACCGCCGCTCAGGCTGGCGACCTGCAAAATCAGCGTGGCGCTGGTTTCCGGGGCGACGGCGGTGCCTTCGCTCAGGGCATTCAGCTGTTCATGGCTGATTTGTTCGTCGGCCACGGCAAAGATTGCCTGCTGCGGCTGTTCAACAAGCGGGGCGCCGGTGTGAAAACGCAGGTTCTGGTTGGCGATATCGTTCGACAGCGCGCCCGAAAGCCATACCGGGGTATCGTTGTCGGCCAGGGTGAGCAGCACGCTGGTTGTCGCCAGGTTCAGCGGCAGCCAGCCCTGAGAGAGCTGATGCAGCGAGACAATCACGCCCGGCTCGCTCATGGCCTTCAGCAGGCGACGGAAACTGTGTTGGGCATCCTGGACGGCCAGGGTAAAAGCAGGTTGAAGCGTCATGCGTTGTCTCCGCGAACGAGCGTAAAGAAGTCGACCCGGCTGGTATTCACTTCGGCCTGACGCGCGG harbors:
- the phnH gene encoding phosphonate C-P lyase system protein PhnH, whose product is MTLQPAFTLAVQDAQHSFRRLLKAMSEPGVIVSLHQLSQGWLPLNLATTSVLLTLADNDTPVWLSGALSNDIANQNLRFHTGAPLVEQPQQAIFAVADEQISHEQLNALSEGTAVAPETSATLILQVASLSGGRMLRLTGAGIADERMVAPQLPECIIHELTERPHPFPLGIDLILTCGERLLAIPRTTHVEVC
- a CDS encoding carbon-phosphorus lyase complex subunit PhnI, with protein sequence MYVAVKGGEKAIAAAHALQAHRRRGDEQLPELSVAQIEQQLNLAVDRVMTEGGIADRELAALALKQASGDNVEAIFLLRAYRTTLAKLAVSEPINTAQMRLERRISAVYKDIPGGQRLGPTYDYTHRLLDFTLLANGEAPRLSTSDAEQEPSPHVFSLLAKQGLAKAEEDSGAQPDDITRTPPVYPCSRSSRLQQLMRGDEGYLLALAYSTQRGYGRNHPFAAEIRSGYIDVEIVPEELGFAVNVGELLMTECEMVNGFVAPENEDPHFTRGYGLVFGLGERKAMAMALVDRALQAPDYGEHVAGPAQDEEFVLAHADNVEAAGFVSHLKLPHYVDFQAELELLKRLQRERKHG